GAGGTTTTGAGGAATGTCCGGCGGGTGATCTGGCTGCAACACCCGCAATCGTCGTGGAGGGAAAACTGTGTTGACATGAAGTGAATCTAGCATGAAGCCGTGTTGACACAACGGTGAAATGCCGCTGTTTTTCACTGGCCACGCCAAAGGGTCGGCGTTAAAAGAGGCAGCGACCAACCCGGGCGATTTCCATGAAATCAATATGCCTCTCTGTACGCGGCGCAGCGGTCTTTGCGGCCCTCGCAGCCACGCTGACACTGGCCGGATGCGCATCCGCCGATGGGAAGGCGCCGGGACAACAGCCTTCCAGATTCAAAATGGATGACGGGCGCACCGTGGACATCGGTCGGGCCTCACCCGCCTCCGGTGGCGGGACAAATTACAAAAACCCGCATCTTGACAAAGTGTGGCTGGCCGACGGTTTTAATTTCAATGGTTATGACACGGTTTACCTGGCTACGACACTCTCCACGGCAAAGTTCAACAAAGATGAACAAAGGCTGCATGACCTGGCCGGGGAAAATCTGCCCGTCGAGTTGTCACGCATGTTTGCCTCCCGGAAACTTTTCCCCAACATTGTGACGCGCGAGACCGACATCAAGCCGGGCGTTCCGGTGCTCAGGCTCGAGAACACGATCGTCGAATACGCCAAAGGCGGCGGAGCGGCGCGCTACTTCGCCGGTTTGTATGGCGGCGGACAGCCGGTGTTGCGCGTTCAGGGAAAAATGACGGACGGCGACAAGATACTCTTCCGTTTTGAAGCGCGGCGCAGCGGAGTTTCCGCGGGCGCGCGGATGGGCGGCGCCATGATGAAGGACGAAGACATCCAGCTGGAAGACATCCGCAGCATGGCCCTGGACTTGACTGACTTCATCGAGATTGTGGTCCGCAAACTGCCGAAGAAGGAAACACCGTGACGGCGGGTGATCCCTGCTGGCCGCATTCGGCAACCGGAGTGAAGGTCGGACTATTCGCGCCTGCCGGCGCCGTCGGGTTTTGCAGCGGACGCCTTGATTCCCAGCGCGATCAGGCCGTCCAGTTCTGGCGGCGGATAGCGCAGCAACGGAAACAGTTTTTTCAACGCCGGCATCGTGCCCGCCGTGGCTTCGAAATCTGAGCCGTCAACCCCGGCCTTGCCCGCGATGGTGAAGTGAAACCGTTGGCCGGGCTGAACGCGCGCCGGAACGTCCACTTTCATTGTCGTCTCGTTTTTCTTTTCAGCGATCACGTTGTTTTCCAGGACAAAATCGTCTCCAAGACCGGCCAGTGTGAGAGTAACGGGACCTTCGTACTCACTTCGCGCCGCGGCAACCTTGATTTCAAAGCTACCGTTCCGCGCGGCTTCGACACGGTTCGTCTCCACGCTGAGGGCGAAGCCCGGATGAAAGGGTTGAACCTCGATGCGATAGGGGAGATCGGGACCACCCTGATGGTTCAACTCTTCCACGAGCAAACGGTACGTGCCGGTCTCGGTGAACTTGTTGGTCAGCGTTCCTTCGTTTGCCCCGGAAATATCGGCATCGGCGATTTGCCTGCCGTGGGCGTCAAACAGCCGCATGAACAAGTCGCATGGCGACCCGAGGCTGCGGGTCCGGCCTGAGAAAATCAGGCGCTGATCGCCGGTGGCCGGGAATTCATACCAGTCGCGGTCCTTCATCCGCGCGAAACGGCCGTTCGCGACCGACGGGACGGAGAGTTTCGTTGCCGTCTCTGGCGTGTCGTTGGGTTCGACCTCCATCACCTCGGGAAACTGCCCGGCCAGAAGCGTGCCAAAGCCACAACCCTGGCCCCGGCGAAATCTCGCGTTCAAGGACACCCGACTCGCGTGCTCCGGCACGCGCACCTCAACGGGCCGCAATCCTTCGACAGCCCGGCCGATGAACGCAACTTTCGTCCGGGCGCCGCGTTGCGCACCGAGCGGGAAAGTGGCACCGGCGAGCGGAAAATTCCCGACACGCAGCCGGTAGAAATATTTTGATCCGCCTTGGTAGCCGATGTCGCGCAATTCAACGATGTATCGCGCGGTTGCGGGCGCGGTGAAACTGAAACGGGAATCGGAACCAACCGCCGGATCGTCGTCGCAGTAAACCAGTTCTCTGCCGGAGGCATCGAGGAGCCGAATCACCGGATCAAGCGGTGATCCCAGACGGTTTGCGACCACTTCCACCGAGAGGCGCTGGCCCTTTTTCGCCTTGAACGCATAATAATCAAGGCTCGTCTCGCCGCAGTTCCCCTCGACGGCCACCGGCAGTTTCAATTCCTGCGCCGTGGCCAGCGTTCTGTTTGTCGCGCTCTCGGCAACTGTTGGCAGGTCGTCAATCATGAACAGGTGAACATCGGAAGTCCCGTTCGTAGTTGCGAGTTGCACCGCGCCGATGCCGACCTTGGTGTCGCCGGGAACCGCAACCTGGAACGCCAGTTTGCCGGCGCCGGGATCACCGGCTTTATCAGCGGGCCCGGGTGTGACTTTCGCGGGAAAGCTGGTCCAAAGTTCAACCGCGCCTTCGAGGTGTTCTCCAAAAAAAGTCACGGTCGTCGTCCCGCCGGGTGCGACGGCGGACGGGGAGATGCGATTTAACGTCGGACTTTTGGCGACGGCCACGCATGCGAACATGAATGCGGCAGCGGTCGGT
This genomic stretch from Candidatus Angelobacter sp. harbors:
- a CDS encoding PPC domain-containing protein, with protein sequence MFACVAVAKSPTLNRISPSAVAPGGTTTVTFFGEHLEGAVELWTSFPAKVTPGPADKAGDPGAGKLAFQVAVPGDTKVGIGAVQLATTNGTSDVHLFMIDDLPTVAESATNRTLATAQELKLPVAVEGNCGETSLDYYAFKAKKGQRLSVEVVANRLGSPLDPVIRLLDASGRELVYCDDDPAVGSDSRFSFTAPATARYIVELRDIGYQGGSKYFYRLRVGNFPLAGATFPLGAQRGARTKVAFIGRAVEGLRPVEVRVPEHASRVSLNARFRRGQGCGFGTLLAGQFPEVMEVEPNDTPETATKLSVPSVANGRFARMKDRDWYEFPATGDQRLIFSGRTRSLGSPCDLFMRLFDAHGRQIADADISGANEGTLTNKFTETGTYRLLVEELNHQGGPDLPYRIEVQPFHPGFALSVETNRVEAARNGSFEIKVAAARSEYEGPVTLTLAGLGDDFVLENNVIAEKKNETTMKVDVPARVQPGQRFHFTIAGKAGVDGSDFEATAGTMPALKKLFPLLRYPPPELDGLIALGIKASAAKPDGAGRRE